From one Oxyura jamaicensis isolate SHBP4307 breed ruddy duck chromosome 15, BPBGC_Ojam_1.0, whole genome shotgun sequence genomic stretch:
- the DDX54 gene encoding ATP-dependent RNA helicase DDX54, translating to MAPPPRSRRQRGPGGAGERRPQVPEAPLPAFPTAEDKDDATAEDTQAMVRAQNKKKKSGGFQSMGLSYPVFKGIMKKGYKVPTPIQRKTIPVILRGRDVVAMARTGSGKTACFLIPMFERLKATSPAGARALILSPTRELALQTLKFTKELGKFTGLRTALILGGDKMEDQFAALHENPDIIIATPGRLVHVAVEMNLKLQSVEYVVFDEADRLFEMGFAEQLQEILARLPGSHQTVLFSATLPKLLVEFARAGLTEPTLIRLDVESKLSEQLKLAFFHVRGDDKPAVLLHLLRSVVKPQDQTVVFVATKHHTEYLKELLTAQGICCTHIYSSLDQTARKINIAKFAQGKCPVLLVTDVAARGLDIPMLDNVINYSFPAKSKLFLHRVGRVARAGRSGTAYSLVAPDEMPYLFDLHLFLGRPLVLAGAQELPADAGGVLGRVPQSLVDDEECLLLTDHEGSLELQSLRRVADNAQKQYLRSRPGPSPESIKRVKDLAVSQLGIHPLFSSCFEDTELERLKFVDSIKSYKGKATIFEINATARTLASTIMRSKRRHDHAVIEKYQRGQQEKRAAALQGQGLRQAPPKPEEREGEEENLQDVFSTVVGRKRKRGQGGEDSARKKPQQPAQRDEEFYVPYRPKDFESERGLSVGGEGSPFEQQAAGAVLDLMGDENHNLNRSKQLLKWDRKKKRFVGQTGQEDKKKVRTESGRFISGSYKNNLYEKWKQKHKVDDRDDDEEDERGREQFKGKHKRGHGPRQPAAQGKVRSELKNKQQILKQRKAAAKQRFLQRGGLKRLKARNRQRVQELQQMAFGRRVGAAKKGKLRKRV from the exons CCCCAGGTCCCCGAGGCCCCGCTGCCCGCCTTCCCCACCGCCGAGGACAAGGATGATGCCACCGCCGAGGACACGCAGGCCATGGTGCGGGCAcagaacaagaagaagaaatccGGAGGCTTCCAGTCCATGG GCCTCAGCTACCCCGTCTTCAAGGGCATCATGAAGAAGGGCTACAAGGTCCCCACGCCCATCCAGAGGAAG ACCATCCCGGTGATCCTGCGTGGCCGCGACGTGGTGGCGATGGCGCGGACCGGCAGCGGGAAGACGGCCTGCTTCCTCATCCCCATGTTCGAGCGGCTGAAGGCGACCAGCCCGGCCGGGGCACGTGCTCTCATCCTCTCCCCCACGCGCGAGCTGGCCCTGCAGACCCTCAAGTTCACCAAGGAG CTGGGCAAGTTCACCGGCTTGAGGACAGCTCTCATCCTGGGAGGAGACAA GATGGAGGACCAGTTCGCTGCGCTGCACGAGAACCCCGACAT CATCATTGCCACCCCCGGGCGCCTGGTGCACGTGGCGGTGGAGATGAACCTGAAGCTGCAGAGCGTGGAGTACGTGGTGTTTGACGAGGCCGACAG GCTCTTTGAGATGGGCTTcgcagagcagctccaggagaTCCTCGCACGGCTCCCGGGCAGCCACCAGACCGTCCTCTTCTCTGCCACGCTGCCCAAGCTGCTCGTCGAGTTTGCCCGGGCTG GTCTCACCGAGCCGACGCTGATCCGTCTGGATGTGGAGTCCAAGCTCAGCGAGCAGCTCAAG CTGGCTTTCTTCCACGTGCGCGGGGACGACAAACCAGCCGTGCTGCTCCACCTGCTGCGCAGCGTGGTGAAGCCCCAGGACCAGACGGTCGTCTTCGTGGCCACCAAGCACCACACGGAGTATCTCAAGGAG CTGCTGACAGCCCAGGGCATCTGCTGCACCCACATCTACAGCTCGCTGGACCAGACCGCCCGCAAGATCAACATCGCCAAGTTCGCCCAGGGCAAGTGCCCGGTGCTGCTGGTCACGGACGTGGCCGCCCGCGGGCTCGACATCCCCATGCTGGACAACGTCATCAACTACAGCTTCCCCGCCAAGTCCAAGCTGTTCCTGCACCGTGTCG GTCGCGTGGCCCGAGCTGGCCGGAGCGGCACTGCCTACTCGCTGGTGGCTCCCGACGAGATGCCGTACCTCTTCGACCTCCACCTCTTCCTGGGGCGCCCGCTGGTCCTCGCCGgtgcccaggagctgcctgcag ATGCCGGCGGGGTGCTGGGCCGTGTCCCGCAGAGCCTGGTGGACGACGAGGAGTGCCTGCTGCTCACGGACCACGAGGGCTcgctggagctgcagagcctgcgCCGGGTGGCCGACAACGCACAAAAGCAGTACCTGcgctcccggcccggcccctcGCCCGAGTCCATCAAGAGGGTCAAGGACCTGGCCGTGTCCCAGCTGGGCATCCACCCCCTCTTCA GTTCTTGCTTCGAAGACACGGAACTGGAGAGGCTGAAGTTTGTGGACAGCATTAAAAGCTACAAGGGCAAGGCG ACCATCTTCGAGATCAACGCCACCGCCCGCACCTTGGCCAGCACCATCATGCGGTCGAAGCGGCGCCACGACCATGCCGTCATCGAGAAGTACcagcgtgggcagcaggagaagcgGGCAGCGGCTCtccaggggcaggggctgcgccAGGCCCCCCCCAAGcctgaggagagggaaggagaggaggaaaacctCCAG gaCGTGTTCTCCACCGTGGTGGGACGGAAACGGAAACGGGGCCAGGGTGGAGAAGACAGTGCCAGGAAGAAGCCGCAGCAGCCGGCGCAGCGGGATGAGGAGTTCTACGTCCCCTACCGCCCCAAGGACTTCGAGAGCGAGAGGGG GCTGAGCGTGGGCGGCGAGGGCAGCCCCTTCGAGCAGCAGGCGGCTGGAGCCGTGCTGGATCTCATGGGCGATGAGAACCACAACCTCAACAGgagcaagcagctgctgaagtg GGACCGTAAGAAGAAGCGGTTTGTGGGGCAAACAGGCCAGGAGGACAAGAAGAAGGTGCGGACAGAGAGCGGGCGCTTCATCAGCGGCTCCTACAAGAACAACCT CTATGAGAAGTGGAAGCAGAAACACAAAGTCGATGACCGGGATGACGATGAGGAAGACGAACGAGGCAGGGAGCAGTTCAAAGGGAAGCACAAGCGCGGGCACG GACCCCGGCAGCCCGCCGCCCAGGGCAAGGTGCGCTCGGAGCTGAAGAACAAGCAGCAGATCCTGAAGCAGCGCAAGGCGGCAGCCAAGCAGCGCTTCCTGCAGCGCGGGGGCCTCAAGCGCCTCAAGGCCAGGAACCGGCAGcgggtgcaggagctgcagcagatgGCCTTCGGGCGCCGCGTGGGTGCCGCCAAGAAGGGCAAGCTCCGAAAGAGGGTGTAG